The following are encoded in a window of Mycobacterium decipiens genomic DNA:
- a CDS encoding CTP synthase, whose protein sequence is MRKHPQSATKHLFVSGGVASSLGKGLTASSLGQLLTARGLYVTMQKLDPYLNVDPGTMNPFQHGEVFVTEDGAETDLDVGHYERFLDRDLSGSANVTTGQVYSTVIAKERRGEYLGDTVQVIPHITDEIKRRILAMAEPDVDGNRPDVVITEIGGTVGDIESQPFLEAARQVRHYLGREDVFFLHVSLVPYLAPSGELKTKPTQHSVAALRSIGITPDALILRCDRDVPEALKNKIALMCDVDIDGVISTPDAPSIYDIPKVLHREELDAFVVRRLNLPFRDVDWTEWDDLLRRVHEPHETVRIALVGKYVELSDAYLSVAEALRAGGFKHRAKVEICWVASDDCETAGGAAAALGDVHGVLIPGGFGIRGIEGKIGAIAYARARGLPVLGLCLGLQCIVIEAARSVGLTNANSAEFDPDTPDPVISTMPDQEDIVAGEADLGGTMRLGSYPAVLEPDSVVARAYQTTQVSERHRHRYEVNNAYRDRIAQSGLRISGTSPDGHLVEFVEYSPDQHPFVVGTQAHPELKSRPTRPHPLFVAFVGAAIDYQAGELLPVEIPEHASNGSPHRDGVGQSLPEPASRG, encoded by the coding sequence GTGCGAAAGCACCCGCAGTCCGCTACCAAGCACCTCTTCGTCAGCGGCGGCGTCGCTTCGTCGCTTGGCAAGGGACTGACCGCCAGTAGCCTCGGCCAGTTGTTGACGGCTCGCGGACTGTACGTCACGATGCAGAAGCTCGACCCGTACCTCAATGTCGACCCGGGCACCATGAACCCGTTCCAGCACGGCGAGGTCTTCGTGACCGAGGACGGTGCCGAAACCGACCTTGACGTCGGCCACTACGAGCGGTTCCTGGATCGCGACTTGTCTGGCTCAGCGAATGTCACTACCGGTCAAGTGTATTCGACGGTCATTGCCAAAGAGCGTCGCGGCGAATACCTCGGCGACACCGTACAGGTGATCCCGCATATCACCGACGAGATCAAACGGCGCATCCTGGCGATGGCCGAACCGGACGTCGACGGCAACCGTCCGGACGTGGTCATAACCGAGATCGGTGGCACCGTCGGTGACATCGAGTCACAGCCCTTTCTGGAGGCAGCGCGGCAAGTCCGGCACTATCTCGGCCGGGAGGACGTCTTCTTCCTGCACGTGTCGCTGGTGCCCTATCTGGCGCCGTCGGGCGAGCTCAAAACCAAGCCAACCCAGCACTCGGTGGCCGCGCTACGCAGCATCGGGATTACCCCGGACGCGCTGATCCTGCGCTGCGACCGCGATGTTCCCGAAGCGCTGAAGAACAAGATCGCGTTGATGTGTGACGTCGATATCGACGGCGTCATTTCCACCCCGGATGCCCCCTCGATCTATGACATACCCAAGGTACTGCACCGTGAGGAGCTCGACGCGTTCGTGGTGCGACGCCTCAACCTGCCGTTCCGCGACGTCGACTGGACCGAATGGGACGATCTGCTGCGCCGGGTTCACGAACCGCATGAGACGGTGCGAATTGCGTTGGTGGGTAAGTACGTTGAACTATCGGACGCCTACCTCTCGGTCGCCGAGGCGTTGCGTGCCGGCGGATTCAAGCACCGGGCCAAGGTCGAGATCTGTTGGGTGGCATCCGACGATTGTGAGACGGCCGGCGGCGCTGCCGCGGCGCTGGGCGACGTTCATGGGGTGCTCATTCCCGGCGGGTTCGGCATCCGCGGCATCGAGGGCAAGATCGGTGCCATTGCGTACGCGCGAGCGCGCGGGTTGCCGGTGTTAGGACTGTGCCTGGGCCTGCAGTGCATCGTGATCGAGGCCGCGCGCTCGGTCGGTCTCACCAATGCCAACTCGGCCGAGTTTGATCCCGACACACCAGATCCGGTTATCTCCACGATGCCCGACCAAGAAGACATCGTGGCCGGCGAGGCGGATCTGGGGGGCACCATGCGCCTCGGATCCTATCCCGCCGTCCTGGAGCCGGATTCGGTTGTCGCCCGGGCATATCAAACGACGCAAGTGTCTGAGCGTCACCGGCACCGCTACGAGGTGAACAATGCCTACCGGGATCGGATCGCCCAAAGTGGGCTGCGGATCTCCGGGACCTCACCCGACGGGCATCTGGTGGAGTTCGTGGAATACTCGCCCGACCAGCATCCGTTCGTTGTCGGCACTCAGGCCCACCCCGAGTTGAAGAGCCGACCCACCCGGCCGCATCCGCTGTTCGTTGCGTTCGTCGGGGCAGCCATCGACTACCAGGCCGGAGAGCTGCTACCCGTCGAGATCCCCGAGCACGCCTCCAACGGCAGCCCTCATCGAGATGGCGTGGGCCAGTCGCTACCTGAACCCGCGTCTCGTGGCTGA
- a CDS encoding NUDIX domain-containing protein, whose amino-acid sequence MAEHDFETTSSETLYRGNIFALRRDQVRMPGDTIAVREVVEHYGAVAIVAMDEDNNIPMVYQYRHAFGRRLWELPAGLLDAAGEPPHLTAVRELKEEVGLRASTWQVLVDLDSAPGFSDESVRVYLATGLAEVDRPEAHHEEADMTIGWYPIAEAARRALRGEIVNSIAIAGILAAHAVTTGFARPRPLDTVWIDRPTAFAARKAAR is encoded by the coding sequence GTGGCTGAGCACGATTTCGAGACGACATCGTCGGAAACCTTGTACCGCGGAAACATTTTCGCGCTACGCCGGGACCAGGTGCGGATGCCGGGCGACACCATCGCGGTGCGTGAGGTCGTCGAGCACTATGGGGCGGTTGCCATTGTGGCGATGGACGAGGACAACAACATCCCGATGGTCTACCAGTACCGGCACGCCTTTGGTCGTCGGCTCTGGGAGCTGCCCGCCGGGTTGCTGGACGCTGCAGGGGAGCCCCCGCACCTCACGGCCGTCCGTGAGCTCAAAGAGGAGGTTGGCCTGCGGGCCAGCACCTGGCAGGTGCTGGTCGATCTCGATTCCGCGCCGGGCTTCAGCGACGAATCGGTGCGCGTCTATCTGGCCACCGGGCTAGCCGAGGTGGACCGGCCCGAAGCGCATCATGAAGAAGCCGACATGACGATCGGGTGGTATCCCATCGCCGAGGCGGCTCGCCGGGCGCTGCGCGGCGAAATCGTCAATTCCATTGCTATTGCAGGGATCTTGGCCGCCCACGCAGTGACTACCGGGTTCGCGCGGCCGCGCCCACTCGACACGGTGTGGATCGACCGGCCGACGGCGTTCGCCGCGCGGAAAGCCGCGCGATAA
- the xerD gene encoding site-specific tyrosine recombinase XerD codes for MTLLALQTQLQGYLDHLTIERGVAANTLSSYRRDLRRYAKHLQDRGITDLARVGEDDVSEFLVALRRGDPDSGAAALSAVSAARALIAVRGLHRFAAAEGLAELDVARAVRPPAPGRRLPKSLTIDEVLSLLEGAGGDNPADGPLTLRNRAMLELLYSTGARISEAVGLDVDDIDTHARSVLLRGKGGKQRLVPVGRPAVQALDAYLVRGRPDLARRGRGTPAIFLNARGGRLSRQSAWQVLQDAAERAGITAGVSPHMLRHSFATHLLEGGADVRVVQELLGHASVTTTQIYTLVTVHALREVWAGAHPRAR; via the coding sequence ATAACGTTGCTGGCACTTCAGACACAGCTACAGGGCTACCTCGACCATCTGACGATCGAGCGAGGTGTCGCGGCCAACACATTGAGTTCCTACCGGCGCGATCTGCGCCGCTATGCCAAGCACCTCCAAGACCGGGGAATCACAGATCTGGCCAGAGTCGGCGAGGACGACGTAAGCGAGTTCCTGGTGGCACTGCGCCGTGGGGATCCCGATTCCGGCGCGGCGGCGTTGTCTGCGGTGTCGGCGGCGAGGGCGCTGATCGCGGTGCGCGGGCTGCATCGGTTTGCCGCCGCCGAAGGGCTGGCCGAACTCGACGTGGCGCGCGCCGTGCGGCCACCGGCACCGGGCCGGCGACTGCCGAAAAGCCTGACGATCGACGAGGTGCTATCCCTGCTGGAGGGTGCCGGCGGCGACAACCCGGCCGATGGCCCGCTGACGCTGCGCAACCGGGCGATGCTGGAGCTGCTGTATTCCACTGGGGCGCGGATTTCCGAAGCCGTCGGCCTGGACGTCGACGACATCGACACGCATGCCAGGTCGGTGCTGTTGCGCGGCAAGGGCGGTAAGCAGCGGCTGGTGCCGGTGGGACGTCCGGCCGTGCAAGCGCTGGACGCTTATCTGGTGCGGGGCCGTCCGGACCTAGCACGTCGGGGTCGCGGAACGCCGGCCATCTTTCTCAATGCGCGCGGTGGCCGGCTGTCGCGACAAAGCGCATGGCAGGTGCTGCAGGACGCGGCCGAGCGGGCCGGCATCACCGCCGGTGTTTCGCCGCATATGCTGCGGCACTCTTTCGCCACCCACCTGCTTGAGGGCGGCGCGGACGTCCGCGTCGTGCAGGAGTTGCTGGGCCACGCCTCGGTGACCACGACGCAGATCTATACCCTCGTCACCGTCCACGCACTGCGCGAAGTGTGGGCCGGAGCACACCCGCGGGCACGTTAA
- a CDS encoding O-methyltransferase, translating to MSFRARIAPLRWSVWRLAPGIRHLTTTGQIGDGREAAAVDYVLQRATAGDIDDVLATIDKFAYEKSMLINVGDEKGLLLDAAVRRADPALALELGTYCGYGALRIARAAPTAKVYSVELAEANAVNARRIWAHAGVTDRVTCVVGTIGDGGRTLDALATEHGFAASALDFVFLDHDKKVYLADLQSILDRGWLHPGSVVVADNVKVPGAPKYRAYMRRQQGISWNTIEHKAHLEYQTLVPDLVLESEYLG from the coding sequence ATGAGCTTCAGAGCGCGCATTGCCCCGTTGCGGTGGTCGGTTTGGCGGTTGGCGCCAGGAATCCGCCATCTCACCACGACGGGCCAGATCGGTGACGGACGCGAAGCGGCGGCCGTCGACTACGTCCTTCAGCGCGCCACGGCCGGCGACATTGACGACGTGTTGGCCACCATCGATAAGTTCGCCTACGAAAAGTCGATGCTGATCAACGTCGGCGACGAGAAGGGTCTACTGCTCGACGCGGCGGTGCGTCGAGCCGACCCGGCATTGGCGCTGGAGCTGGGCACCTACTGCGGCTACGGCGCACTGCGGATCGCCCGGGCCGCCCCGACCGCCAAGGTGTACTCCGTCGAGCTGGCCGAAGCCAACGCCGTCAACGCTCGCCGGATCTGGGCACATGCCGGCGTTACTGACCGGGTGACGTGTGTGGTCGGCACCATCGGTGATGGTGGGCGCACCCTGGACGCGCTGGCCACCGAACACGGATTCGCAGCTAGCGCTCTCGATTTCGTGTTCTTGGATCATGACAAGAAGGTTTACTTGGCCGACCTGCAGAGCATCCTGGACCGCGGCTGGTTGCATCCGGGTTCGGTAGTGGTTGCCGACAATGTCAAGGTGCCAGGCGCGCCGAAGTACCGCGCGTACATGCGCCGGCAACAAGGCATTTCATGGAACACCATCGAGCACAAGGCGCACCTCGAATACCAGACCCTGGTGCCGGACCTGGTGTTGGAGTCCGAATACCTGGGTTGA
- a CDS encoding inositol-3-phosphate synthase: MATTSIVGLYALSADLIPDTGCVTASEDFAGVPLPQFADFVVGGRDVVTTALVKRAETLVEAGLLPPRVVDAVSDRLLATEDEVVGPTCMATADPSTAGAATQAELVDRLTDVMASFVSRNALDVLVVIDVASTQPPVADSPEYHDPDRLIAALGRKNRIVLPASGLTALAAIRAGAAYSCFTPSPTLGVPALRILADQAGIPYAGQDAKTGQTLLRTVLAPMFATRAITVQSWAGSNLLGGGDGATLADPVAVQSKLASKKRGIQRLLGDTVTAPLHIDYVPDLGETKVAWDHIHATGFLGGQITLQTIWSAPDSALAAPLVLDVARLLTMARTRGVRGVVPQLGFFFKEPWGSETHSLAAQYEELLRWAQSFSSSSSAGR, translated from the coding sequence GTGGCGACCACTTCAATTGTGGGTCTGTATGCACTCAGCGCGGATCTGATACCGGATACCGGATGCGTCACGGCGAGCGAAGACTTTGCTGGCGTGCCGCTGCCGCAGTTTGCTGATTTCGTGGTGGGCGGTCGCGATGTGGTCACCACCGCTTTGGTCAAGCGTGCGGAAACGCTGGTCGAGGCGGGACTATTGCCGCCCCGGGTGGTCGACGCCGTGTCGGATCGACTGCTGGCCACCGAAGACGAGGTCGTCGGTCCGACGTGCATGGCCACGGCCGATCCGTCCACCGCAGGGGCCGCCACCCAAGCTGAGTTGGTCGACCGGCTCACCGATGTAATGGCTTCGTTCGTATCGCGGAACGCGCTCGATGTGCTGGTTGTGATCGACGTGGCGTCCACCCAGCCACCGGTGGCGGACTCGCCCGAATATCACGATCCTGATCGGCTGATCGCGGCCTTGGGGAGGAAGAACCGCATTGTCCTGCCTGCGAGCGGGCTGACCGCGCTTGCGGCCATTCGCGCTGGCGCCGCTTACTCCTGCTTCACCCCGTCACCCACCCTGGGTGTGCCCGCGCTGCGGATCTTGGCCGACCAAGCCGGAATCCCCTATGCCGGCCAGGATGCCAAGACGGGCCAGACGTTGCTGAGAACCGTGTTGGCGCCGATGTTCGCCACGCGCGCGATCACCGTTCAATCGTGGGCCGGGTCCAACCTGCTGGGCGGCGGCGATGGCGCCACGCTGGCCGACCCGGTCGCCGTTCAGTCCAAACTCGCCAGCAAGAAGCGCGGCATCCAACGGCTGCTCGGTGACACCGTCACCGCCCCGCTGCATATCGACTACGTGCCCGACCTCGGCGAAACCAAGGTCGCGTGGGATCACATCCATGCGACCGGGTTTCTGGGCGGCCAGATCACGCTGCAAACGATCTGGTCCGCGCCGGATTCCGCGTTGGCCGCACCGCTGGTTCTCGACGTTGCCCGCCTGCTAACGATGGCCCGCACGCGCGGTGTGCGCGGCGTCGTGCCGCAGCTGGGCTTCTTCTTTAAGGAGCCGTGGGGTTCCGAAACGCATTCACTTGCTGCCCAATACGAAGAACTGTTGCGGTGGGCTCAGTCCTTTTCGTCGTCGTCTTCGGCCGGCCGGTGA
- a CDS encoding SCO3242 family prenyltransferase produces MGSVLFVVVFGRPVKVKAYLDLMRAPAALTVLGDTAVGAIWSGRPLAGPRLALPLASALLYWGGMVLNDYADRDRDALERPERPIPSGRVSPRAALSLAALLAGAGVVTATVAGGRHGLAAAGRITLCVAAYDLVAKDTAAGPLVMSGCRFYDVMLGASPNYRRALVPASVIGLHTTAITVLSRSEVTGARRSLPATVASMAGAVATSALVGTAGSAWYRGLPAGAVYLWSFGPSLWKAWQQPTADAIRAAVRTGIASMIAVQAMLAARSPKFSTTLALCGLAIGLRLKVSAPRPTEVT; encoded by the coding sequence GTGGGCTCAGTCCTTTTCGTCGTCGTCTTCGGCCGGCCGGTGAAGGTCAAGGCCTATCTAGACCTGATGCGGGCGCCGGCTGCGCTCACCGTTCTCGGTGACACTGCCGTGGGCGCCATCTGGTCGGGGCGGCCGCTGGCGGGGCCACGTCTGGCGCTGCCGCTGGCCTCCGCCCTGCTGTATTGGGGCGGCATGGTGCTCAACGACTACGCCGACCGCGATCGCGATGCGCTGGAACGCCCAGAGCGGCCAATCCCGTCCGGTCGCGTCTCACCCCGCGCGGCGTTGTCGCTAGCGGCGCTGTTGGCGGGGGCAGGTGTGGTGACGGCGACGGTGGCCGGGGGGCGTCACGGGTTGGCGGCCGCTGGCCGGATCACGCTGTGCGTGGCGGCCTACGACCTCGTTGCCAAGGACACCGCCGCAGGGCCGTTGGTCATGTCGGGTTGCCGGTTTTACGACGTGATGCTCGGGGCCAGCCCCAACTATCGCCGCGCGCTGGTTCCGGCGTCGGTGATCGGCCTGCACACCACGGCCATCACCGTATTGTCCCGCAGCGAAGTCACGGGTGCGCGGCGCAGTCTGCCGGCGACCGTCGCGAGTATGGCTGGGGCAGTGGCCACCTCGGCGTTGGTCGGCACGGCAGGCTCAGCGTGGTATCGCGGCCTGCCGGCGGGGGCCGTGTACCTGTGGTCGTTTGGCCCCAGTCTGTGGAAGGCGTGGCAGCAACCCACCGCGGACGCGATCCGCGCCGCGGTGCGAACCGGTATCGCATCGATGATCGCCGTGCAGGCGATGTTGGCGGCGCGATCGCCGAAGTTCAGCACAACACTTGCGTTGTGCGGGCTCGCAATCGGATTGCGGCTGAAAGTCTCCGCGCCTAGACCCACCGAGGTGACGTGA